The following is a genomic window from Pseudomonadota bacterium.
TGCGACGCAGACCGTCCTCGCGCGCTTTCGGCTCGCGAGCTACCTGCCGGATGTCTACATCGAGATCCCCGGCAATGTCTGCGCCTTCCACGAGTTCCACCGCGCCCGCGAGTTGATCGAGATCGGCCGCACCAGGGCCGCCGAGGCCCTCGAGCGGTTGCCGAAACGTGCGCCCCGGGATGACGTGACCCCGCTGTAGTAGCTCTCAAGGCTAACCGCCATGCATGGCCGGGAATATTCGCGGAGGACAGAGCAACCGGGCGGCAGGCCCGATGATGAGATGCGCTTCCTTCGAACCTGTGACGGGGCCCGTATCGCCTACTGGGTTTCGACACCGACGTCGCTGCAGGGGGCGCTCGTGCTGCTGCACGGCGCCGCGAGCAACCACACGCGCTGGTCTGAGCTCTGCCGCACCACGGCGCTGCGCGAGAATTGGGCGCTGCTGCGGCCCGATCTGCGCGGCCAGGGCGCGTCGCTGTATCGCGGCCGGATCGGCATGGGCGAATGGTGCGCCGACCTCGCCGCGCTGCTGGACGCCGAGAGTCTTTCCAGGGCTGTCATCGCGGGCCATTGCCTGGGGGCCAATCTCGCGCTGCGGTTTGCCGCACGCTTTCCGGCCAGGACGGCCGGGCTCGTGTTGATCGAGCCGATGCTGCCCGAGGCGCTCGCCGGAACGATGCGCTCGATCCGTCGATTGCGGCCGGCACTCTGCGGGCTGGTCGCACTAACTCGAAGCTTCAATGCATTGGGATTACGACGCCGGCGCCTCGAGCCGCTCGATCTCGAGCGGCTCGACCGCGAGACGCGGCGGGCGGCCTCCGGACGTAATAGAAACGCCAGGGGTCCGGAAGACGAAGGGCGGCTCGCGAAATACGCCTCGCCGCTCTTCGATCTGCGCACCACCGCGACCGGCGCCTACTTGCAGGCGTTGCTCGCGGTGACCGAGGAGCTGCCCGCACCGGATACGCTCGCGACGCGCGTCCTCGCACTCCTTTCCGAGCGCAGCACATTCACCGATCCGGCGGCGACCAAGGCCTTCCTGGAGAGACTGCCCGATTGCGAGATCGTCACTGTACCGGCGCGCCACTGGATCCCGACCGAGCAGCCGCAGGCGATGCGCGCCGCGATCGAGGACTGGCTGCGGCGCTGGTTCTGCGCATAACAAGATCTAGCCCCTACATGCGCAGCGTCCGCCTCCTGCCAGCGCCATCGTTGAGGTGGTAGCCTACAGCAGCCGCGCCGCGACCTTCAGATCATCGACGAATTGTGCTAACTCCCGGCGCCGATCGGCCTCGGTCTGCTGGCGCAGGATCGAAGAGGGATGAACCGTCGCTATTGCATGTTTCGCAAGTGGCGTTGGCAGAGCCTGGCCGCGTTGACGCGTGACTTTGAAGTCGCGACCGAGCAGCGCCTGAGCGGCGGTGGCCCCGAGACACACCAACACTTCCGGCTCGATGAGCTCGATCTCTTTCTCGAGCCACGGTATACAAGCGGCGATCTCGCGCGCACTCGGCTTCTTGTGGAGCCGGCGCTTGCCCTGTAGCGTCCACTTGAAATGCTTGACCACATTGGTCACGTAGGCGTCGGCTCGGTCAATACCCGCGGCGCAGAGCCCTTCATCCAGCACCCGCCCCGCGGGACCCACGAACGGCGCACCTTGCAAGTCCTCATCATTTCCCGGCTGCTCTCCAACGAGGATCATGCGCGCAGAGCGCGGTCCCACGCCGAAGACGGTCCGAGTTGCATCCTTGTATAAGGGACAGCCCTGACATGCCCGAGCCGCCTCGCGCAGCGACGCCATCGAGATCCGATCGGGCAGGAACTGTCGCGCGCTCACGCCGGTCTGATTG
Proteins encoded in this region:
- a CDS encoding alpha/beta hydrolase, with the protein product MRFLRTCDGARIAYWVSTPTSLQGALVLLHGAASNHTRWSELCRTTALRENWALLRPDLRGQGASLYRGRIGMGEWCADLAALLDAESLSRAVIAGHCLGANLALRFAARFPARTAGLVLIEPMLPEALAGTMRSIRRLRPALCGLVALTRSFNALGLRRRRLEPLDLERLDRETRRAASGRNRNARGPEDEGRLAKYASPLFDLRTTATGAYLQALLAVTEELPAPDTLATRVLALLSERSTFTDPAATKAFLERLPDCEIVTVPARHWIPTEQPQAMRAAIEDWLRRWFCA
- a CDS encoding UdgX family uracil-DNA binding protein (This protein belongs to the uracil DNA glycosylase superfamily, members of which act in excision repair of DNA. However, it belongs more specifically to UdgX branch, whose founding member was found to bind uracil in DNA (where it does not belong), without cleaving it, appears to promote DNA repair by a pathway involving RecA, rather than base excision.), translated to MVERNQTGVSARQFLPDRISMASLREAARACQGCPLYKDATRTVFGVGPRSARMILVGEQPGNDEDLQGAPFVGPAGRVLDEGLCAAGIDRADAYVTNVVKHFKWTLQGKRRLHKKPSAREIAACIPWLEKEIELIEPEVLVCLGATAAQALLGRDFKVTRQRGQALPTPLAKHAIATVHPSSILRQQTEADRRRELAQFVDDLKVAARLL